TGGGCTGACGCGACGGGACGGGGCTGCTAGCGCAGCCGCGCCGGCAGTTCCGACTTGCGGTGGATGTCGAGCTTGGAAAACACGTGGGCGATGTGGGTCCGTACCGTATTGCTGCTGACACCCAGCAGGGCAGCTATTTCGCCGTGCGTACGCCCTTGCGCGTAGTGCCGGGCTGTCACCGCTTCTGCCGGCGTCAGCAAGTCGGCCGGCATTCGCTCGATAACCCTGCACAGGAACGCTTCGCCAGGCCCGCGCTCGATCGACCAACGGGTGAACCGCCCCTCATACTTGCCCTGGATGCGTAGATCAGCCAAGGCCCCCGCTGGCAATGTCCCGGGCAGGCAGCCCGGCCATTCCAGCTGTGCCAGGCACTCGAACGCGCCGTCGCAGGCCTCCACTGCGCTATGTGCACTGATCACGGCAAATCCGGCCTTGGTCCACGCACTGGTCTGCTTGGCGAGGTAGCGCCGCTGGCAGAGCTGCTTGCAGCGCAATAAGTGCGGCCACAGCGCGATGATGTAGATGGCGGCGCCCGCCGAGAAGGCGCGGCGGCCTTGACGGCCCAGCAGCAGCCAGTGTGGCGACTGTCCCGGCGCCTCTCTGGAACCGAGCAGGAGCAACTGGCGCACGGACTGGCCCTGCGCATAGCCGAGCAGTCGCCCGGGATCGAACAGCTGCTGCAACCGCACCGCGTTACACACGACCGGAGGCGGCAAGCCCAGATGAAAGCTGGAAGACAGTACGACAGGGTCGGCCGTGACGGCCGGACGGTAACATTGCCGCCGCTCGCCCACGAATCCGCAGCCAAGCTCGGCGATGTCGAAGGACAGGACTCTGGCAAGCATGGCCCGATACAGCGAGGAACAGTCGGCATAAGCAGCCTGTTCGGCCGCCTCGTACATCTCAAGCATCATGGTGGAGAAGTACTGAAGCATTGCGTCCCGCCCCTTTCAGTTGCGACGAACTGGATGGTGCAAGAACCTATCACTACACGATAGCAGCTTCCATGCCGATAGCCAGCAAGACTGGCAGAGTGAGCCGGAGAAAATCGCAATGTTCGCGGCCGTGGCCCGTCATGCCAGGCCTTGCAGGCCAACGCAAGCGAGCCGGACGACTGCTCAAGGGCGACGGCCACTCGCAAGCGCTCAGTTACGGTTGAGTATGATCTTGTACATCGCCGTGTCTGTATTGTTCGGGATGCTGTCCTTGTCTCCTGCGGCATCGCTGCTCGTCAGCCACATATTGCCGTCGATCGTCGGCTCCAGAGTGCGCAAACGGTCGTAGGTACCGTTAAAGAACTGCCGGGCATTGCTTAGATTGTCGCCCCGGATGTCGAATCGGTACACGCGCTTGCCGGCGAGGCATGCGACGTACAGCGCATCGCGGACGATCGCCATGCCGCTGCAGGACGCTTCCGTATTTCGATACGTGTACTTTGGCGCCAGGTACCCTGTCGTCGCACAGCCGGTACCGGAGCGGGACAGGATGCCCTCGCAGTTCGGCCAGCCATAGTTTCCCCCTTTCTGGATCAGGTTCGTTTCATCCTGCGTGTCGCCGAATTCCTGCGCCCATAACCGGCCCTGGGAGTCGAAAGCCAGCCCTTGAGGATTGCGATGGCCATAGCTCCAGACGTAATTTCCAAATGGATTATCGGGCGGCGGCGTGCCATTCGCATTCAGCCGTAATATCTTGCCTGAGAGGTGACGAACGTCCTGCGCATAGGCGCCGTTCTGGGCGTCCCCCGTGGCGGCATAGAGCTTGCCGTCCGGCCCAAAACGCAGGCGGCCGCCATTATGGAACTTGTTACGGCTGATTCCCTTCAGCAGGACCTCCAACGAGCTGGCGTCCAATGCCCCGTTGCGATATCGGATGCGGACAATACGATTGTCCGTCGGGCTGGTGTGATAAACGTACAGCCAGGAATCCTGGTCGGGGAAGCCGGGCGGTATGGCCAGACCGAGCAGGCCGCCTTCGCCATCCGTTCCCTGGACATTGGGAACGGTACCGAGGCTCCTTTTCGATCCGGTCACGGGATTGAGCGCAACGACCTCATGTGCATCGCGACGGGAGTAGAACACCGTGCCGTCCGGCAGGGCGGCCAGGCCCCACGGGATATCAGTGTCGCGCGCCACTTCCACTGTCGAGCAGATCACGTCGGTGCAGGTACTGCCCGAGGTCAGCGACAGCGCCGCGCTGCGCGCCGACACATTGCCTTGCCCGTCCCGGGCGGCCACCGTGTATTGGTAAGTCGTATTGGCGGCCAAGCCGGTATCCGTATATCCGCGCGTCGTGCTCGTGCCGACCAGGATGTTATTGCGGTAGACGTCATACGCGACCACGGCGACGTTATCGGTGGACGTGGTCCAGCTCAGCGTGACAGCGGTACCCGCGACCGTGCCTTGCAGACCCGTGGGAGCTGACGGCGGCTGGGTGTCCGCCTGGCATTGCGGCACTTTCACTGGTAGCGATGCGCTGGCCTGGGAAACGTTACCCGCGGCATCACGCGCATTGACGTACACGCCCCAGTTCGCACCAGGCACCAGCACGAGTTGGGCAGTAAGCGTGCTGGCGTTGACCGTGCCCAGGGCCTGACCGTCGCGATAGATATCGTAGTAAGCGATGCCGACATCGTCCGTCGAAGGCTCCCATGTAAGCCTGGCCGACCTGCACGTCAGGTCGGCGATCGCGAGGCCGCTGGGCGGGGTTGGGGCCTGCGTGTCGGTGGGCGGAGGCGTCGACCCGCCAATTGACCACTGCTGGTGTGGCGTGCCTTGGCAGTGCCACGTA
This is a stretch of genomic DNA from Pseudoduganella chitinolytica. It encodes these proteins:
- a CDS encoding PQQ-dependent sugar dehydrogenase, encoding MESIRKSANRQLLQARSAGWETGRRRGIWRRVGGFVAFATATLLLSATAPVSAGPRAVLVSNDSQRCLDIAKGSQEPRAPAILFDCHGGANQLWEFTSAGELRTFGGARCLDIRGASVEPQALVQSYPCHGGANQKWTMRADKTIVNPKSGLCLTVKGGETANATGIDTWHCQGTPHQQWSIGGSTPPPTDTQAPTPPSGLAIADLTCRSARLTWEPSTDDVGIAYYDIYRDGQALGTVNASTLTAQLVLVPGANWGVYVNARDAAGNVSQASASLPVKVPQCQADTQPPSAPTGLQGTVAGTAVTLSWTTSTDNVAVVAYDVYRNNILVGTSTTRGYTDTGLAANTTYQYTVAARDGQGNVSARSAALSLTSGSTCTDVICSTVEVARDTDIPWGLAALPDGTVFYSRRDAHEVVALNPVTGSKRSLGTVPNVQGTDGEGGLLGLAIPPGFPDQDSWLYVYHTSPTDNRIVRIRYRNGALDASSLEVLLKGISRNKFHNGGRLRFGPDGKLYAATGDAQNGAYAQDVRHLSGKILRLNANGTPPPDNPFGNYVWSYGHRNPQGLAFDSQGRLWAQEFGDTQDETNLIQKGGNYGWPNCEGILSRSGTGCATTGYLAPKYTYRNTEASCSGMAIVRDALYVACLAGKRVYRFDIRGDNLSNARQFFNGTYDRLRTLEPTIDGNMWLTSSDAAGDKDSIPNNTDTAMYKIILNRN
- a CDS encoding response regulator transcription factor produces the protein MLQYFSTMMLEMYEAAEQAAYADCSSLYRAMLARVLSFDIAELGCGFVGERRQCYRPAVTADPVVLSSSFHLGLPPPVVCNAVRLQQLFDPGRLLGYAQGQSVRQLLLLGSREAPGQSPHWLLLGRQGRRAFSAGAAIYIIALWPHLLRCKQLCQRRYLAKQTSAWTKAGFAVISAHSAVEACDGAFECLAQLEWPGCLPGTLPAGALADLRIQGKYEGRFTRWSIERGPGEAFLCRVIERMPADLLTPAEAVTARHYAQGRTHGEIAALLGVSSNTVRTHIAHVFSKLDIHRKSELPARLR